The proteins below come from a single Streptomyces sp. MRC013 genomic window:
- a CDS encoding DNA methyltransferase — MSAATRTAPAFTAVTTVGGLLPADMLLRVAEARNLPGTRPADYGLPASVPVRDEAERAWEYLKPLWRDLRAALPSDPVTGAPAADPTGRAGTDWLAQLFRKLDFGALTEVGAAGVPADSDPERRFPVSHRHGPALLHLIPWNQELDKRPAPGRVPPQSMVQDCLNRTEAHLWAVLTNGRRLRLLRDSSSFSTAAYVEFDLEAVFDGELFSEFVLLYSLLHASRFAVPEGAAPSGCWLEKWRAEAVTSGARALDQLRLGVQNALTVLGTGFLRHPENARLREDVDPKALRDALLRLVYRLLFVFVAEDRDALLDPNADERRREAYERYFSSARLRERARRRQGTAHGDQYEALRIVLDALGTEGGRPELGLPGLGGLFTRTEADAPLDGLKLSNESLLAAVRHLAQVRDPGARRWRAVDYRHLDAEELGSVYESLLELEPKHSATDRSFELIEVAGNSRKTTGSYYTPSSLIECLLDTTLDPVIDDAVKRGEQRAAEAGRPDPADDIVDELLSLTVCDPACGSGHFLVASARRIAKRVASVRERTPEPTVDAMRHALHEVVARCVYGVDLNPMAVDLAKVSLWLEALEPGKPLGFLDAHLKQGNGLIGATPKLLAEGVPDEAFKPIEGDDRKYAAGLVKRNKAQRGGQDELLFDTDTLPGNERYAAELARITAAPADSLEQVRAQESAYRAYVESPAYVQDLHAADAWCAAFVWPKREGAPEAPTDQVFRALRGRDQSTVPDATHAEILRLRDQYGFFHWHLEFPEVFTVPESGAGVQPGTGWAGGFDAVVGNPPWDQVQVDAREFFAAKRADIAEAANMAARNKKITSLATENPELYASFKEEQRKNDGFKHFAHASGRFPLTAFGRLNTYSLFTEHARTIMTPQGRSGQIIPSGIATDSFNQYFFQDLVTQGRLVALYSFENEEKVFPGVHHSVNFALFCMAGSGSPDEPISIAFRVRQARQIPERSYLLTGRDIQILNPNTGTCPVFRSRRDMEITLGIYRRIPVLFKENAADGNPWGVKFQLMFMMNSDSGKFHTRKHLIADGWHLEGNIFIKSGARMLPLYEAKMLHHYDHRFSTYENATEKQLAVGTLPRFTVDQHQDASAVPLPRYWLSEKDVSTDKVDKFGKPVMEPGVHSRLAAKGWDREWLFGWRDICRASDERTMINFVLPRVGTPDSTLLMLPHEGPVAALMACLSSFVLDFTARQKVGGTHLKFFTVRQLPVIAPAQVAPHAPFITPRVLELTYTAFDMAPFAHDLGDSGAPFRWDENRRAVIRAELDALFFHLYGIDRDDAAYILDTFNVTRDNDMKAHGEYRTKKLILAEYDRMAAAGLTLENPLVEGEGGNYRSTLTPPPGQGPRHD; from the coding sequence ATGTCCGCCGCCACCCGCACCGCCCCGGCCTTCACCGCCGTCACCACGGTCGGCGGGCTCCTCCCCGCCGACATGCTGCTGCGCGTCGCCGAGGCGCGGAACCTGCCGGGCACCAGGCCCGCCGACTACGGCCTGCCCGCGTCCGTGCCCGTGCGGGACGAGGCCGAACGCGCCTGGGAGTACCTCAAGCCGCTCTGGCGCGACCTGCGCGCCGCCCTGCCCTCCGACCCGGTCACGGGCGCGCCCGCCGCCGACCCGACCGGCCGGGCCGGCACCGACTGGCTCGCCCAGCTCTTCCGCAAGCTGGACTTCGGCGCCCTGACGGAGGTCGGCGCGGCGGGCGTCCCGGCCGACTCCGACCCGGAGAGGCGCTTCCCCGTCTCCCACCGCCACGGCCCGGCGCTGCTCCACCTGATCCCCTGGAACCAGGAGCTGGACAAGCGCCCGGCCCCCGGCCGGGTCCCGCCCCAGTCCATGGTGCAGGACTGCCTCAACCGCACCGAGGCCCACCTGTGGGCGGTCCTCACCAACGGCCGCCGCCTGCGCCTGCTGCGCGACTCGTCGTCCTTCTCCACCGCGGCGTACGTCGAGTTCGACCTGGAGGCGGTCTTCGACGGGGAGCTGTTCAGCGAGTTCGTCCTGCTGTACAGCCTGCTGCACGCCTCCCGGTTCGCGGTGCCGGAGGGCGCGGCGCCTTCGGGGTGCTGGCTGGAGAAGTGGCGCGCGGAGGCCGTCACGTCGGGCGCCCGCGCGCTGGACCAGCTGCGGCTGGGCGTGCAGAACGCGCTGACCGTGCTCGGCACCGGCTTCCTGCGGCACCCGGAGAACGCCCGGCTGCGCGAGGACGTCGACCCGAAGGCCCTCCGGGACGCCCTGCTGCGGCTCGTCTACCGGCTGCTGTTCGTGTTCGTCGCCGAGGACCGGGACGCCCTGCTCGACCCGAACGCCGATGAGCGGCGGCGGGAGGCGTACGAACGCTACTTCTCGTCGGCGCGGCTGCGGGAGCGGGCCCGGCGGCGGCAGGGCACGGCCCACGGCGACCAGTACGAGGCGCTGCGGATCGTCCTCGACGCGCTCGGCACCGAGGGGGGCCGCCCGGAACTCGGCCTGCCCGGTCTGGGCGGCCTGTTCACCCGTACGGAGGCCGACGCGCCGCTGGACGGGCTGAAGCTGTCCAACGAGTCGCTGCTCGCCGCGGTCCGCCACCTGGCGCAGGTCCGCGACCCGGGCGCGCGGCGCTGGCGGGCCGTCGACTACCGGCACCTGGACGCCGAGGAGCTGGGCTCGGTGTACGAGTCGCTGCTGGAGCTGGAGCCGAAGCACTCGGCGACGGACCGCAGCTTCGAACTGATCGAGGTGGCGGGCAACAGCCGCAAGACGACCGGCAGTTACTACACGCCGTCCTCGCTCATCGAATGCCTGCTGGACACGACGCTCGACCCGGTCATAGACGACGCCGTCAAGCGCGGCGAGCAGCGGGCGGCGGAGGCCGGCCGCCCCGACCCGGCGGACGACATCGTCGACGAGCTGCTGTCGCTGACGGTGTGCGACCCGGCCTGCGGGTCCGGGCACTTCCTGGTCGCTTCGGCCCGCCGCATCGCCAAGCGCGTGGCGTCCGTACGGGAGCGCACCCCGGAGCCGACGGTCGACGCCATGCGCCACGCCCTGCACGAGGTCGTCGCGCGCTGCGTCTACGGCGTCGACCTCAACCCGATGGCCGTCGACCTGGCCAAGGTCTCCCTGTGGCTGGAGGCCCTGGAGCCGGGCAAGCCGCTCGGCTTCCTCGACGCCCACCTCAAGCAGGGCAACGGCCTGATCGGCGCGACGCCGAAGCTGCTGGCGGAGGGCGTCCCGGACGAGGCGTTCAAGCCGATCGAGGGCGACGACAGGAAGTACGCGGCCGGGCTCGTCAAGCGGAACAAGGCCCAGCGGGGCGGCCAGGACGAGCTGCTGTTCGACACGGACACCCTGCCCGGCAACGAGCGGTACGCCGCCGAGCTGGCCCGCATCACCGCCGCCCCGGCGGACTCCCTGGAGCAGGTACGGGCGCAGGAGTCCGCGTACCGGGCGTACGTGGAGTCCCCGGCGTACGTCCAGGACCTGCACGCCGCCGACGCCTGGTGCGCCGCGTTCGTGTGGCCCAAGCGGGAGGGCGCACCGGAGGCCCCGACGGACCAGGTGTTCCGGGCGCTGCGGGGACGCGACCAGTCGACCGTGCCGGACGCCACGCACGCGGAGATCCTGCGCCTGCGGGACCAGTACGGCTTCTTCCACTGGCACCTGGAGTTCCCGGAGGTCTTCACCGTCCCGGAGTCGGGAGCGGGCGTCCAGCCGGGAACGGGGTGGGCCGGGGGGTTCGACGCGGTGGTGGGGAATCCGCCGTGGGACCAAGTACAGGTTGACGCGCGCGAATTCTTCGCAGCAAAACGAGCAGATATCGCTGAAGCGGCGAACATGGCAGCCCGTAACAAAAAGATTACCTCGCTGGCTACAGAGAACCCTGAGCTATACGCAAGCTTTAAGGAGGAGCAGCGCAAGAATGACGGGTTCAAGCATTTCGCACACGCTTCTGGCCGGTTCCCACTGACAGCCTTTGGGCGACTTAACACGTACTCACTCTTCACGGAGCATGCTCGCACCATCATGACCCCGCAAGGGCGCAGCGGTCAGATCATCCCCTCGGGCATTGCTACCGACTCCTTCAATCAATATTTCTTTCAGGATCTAGTCACCCAGGGCCGCCTGGTTGCACTGTATAGCTTCGAGAACGAAGAAAAAGTCTTCCCTGGCGTCCATCACAGCGTGAACTTTGCCCTGTTTTGCATGGCAGGCTCCGGCTCTCCTGACGAGCCGATCTCCATCGCCTTCCGAGTTCGTCAGGCTAGACAGATTCCGGAACGCTCTTATCTACTGACGGGCCGGGATATCCAAATCCTAAATCCAAATACCGGAACCTGCCCCGTTTTCCGCTCTCGTCGCGACATGGAAATCACCCTGGGCATCTACCGACGCATTCCGGTGCTTTTCAAGGAAAACGCCGCAGACGGCAACCCGTGGGGCGTGAAGTTCCAACTCATGTTCATGATGAATTCGGACTCGGGCAAGTTCCATACCCGCAAACACCTCATCGCCGATGGTTGGCACCTAGAAGGCAACATCTTCATTAAATCTGGAGCACGCATGCTACCGCTGTACGAGGCGAAGATGCTGCACCATTACGACCACCGCTTCTCGACATACGAAAATGCAACCGAGAAGCAGCTCGCCGTTGGCACTCTTCCGCGTTTCACTGTGGACCAGCACCAAGACGCCTCCGCTGTACCGCTGCCGCGCTACTGGTTGTCGGAAAAGGATGTTTCGACTGACAAGGTCGACAAGTTCGGCAAGCCCGTCATGGAGCCAGGGGTCCACAGTCGCTTGGCGGCCAAGGGCTGGGATCGGGAATGGCTCTTCGGCTGGCGTGACATCTGCCGGGCGAGTGACGAGCGGACAATGATTAACTTCGTTCTCCCTCGCGTTGGCACGCCCGACAGCACCCTTCTCATGTTGCCTCATGAGGGCCCCGTAGCCGCTCTCATGGCTTGCCTGTCCTCCTTCGTCCTAGACTTCACCGCGCGCCAGAAGGTCGGAGGAACTCATCTGAAGTTCTTTACCGTCCGCCAGCTCCCGGTCATCGCCCCTGCTCAGGTCGCACCGCATGCACCTTTCATCACGCCTCGCGTCCTCGAACTCACCTACACGGCATTCGACATGGCCCCCTTCGCCCACGACCTCGGCGACAGCGGCGCCCCCTTCCGCTGGGACGAAAACCGCCGTGCTGTCATCCGGGCCGAGTTGGACGCCCTCTTCTTCCACCTCTACGGGATCGACCGCGACGACGCCGCCTACATCCTGGACACCTTCAACGTCACCCGCGACAACGACATGAAGGCGCACGGCGAGTACCGCACCAAGAAGCTGATCCTCGCCGAGTACGACCGCATGGCGGCCGCCGGTCTCACCCTGGAGAATCCGCTCGTCGAGGGCGAGGGCGGCAACTACCGCTCCACCCTCACCCCGCCCCCCGGTCAGGGTCCCCGCCACGACTGA
- a CDS encoding DEAD/DEAH box helicase has translation MSPTYTAGSLVAARGREWVVLPESAPDMLVLRPLGGGEDDVAAVFPAFEEVRPAEFAPPSPADLGDQRAAGLLRTALRIGFRSGAGPFRSLASIAVEPRAYQLVPLLMALRQRTVRLLISDDVGIGKTVEAGLIAKELLAQGEATRLAVLCSPALAEQWQGELREKFGIDAELVLSSTVPRLERDLELGRSLFDRHPFTIVSTDFIKSIRHREDFVRHCPDLVIVDEAHTCVAADDPAQGGASCATDQLRHELLRRVSADADRHLLLLTATPHSGKESAFRNLLGLVRPELAALDLETAAGRAKLAEHFVARKRADVRTYLTREDGLADDSLAERTAFPSDRWTKDEPYRLTPAYRALLDDAIAYARDRVEAAGERGRREARIAWWSVIALLRSMVSSPAAAAQTLRTRSESAAARTAHEADVLGAPVAADSADDGRLEGMDVAPGAAESEEAGARLLELARRAERLTGPAEDAKLKALTRHLKALIADGYHPIVFCRYIPTAEYLAGQLEGRLGRKTTIAAVTGTLSPQQRLERIEQLAADAGDDPAARRVLIATDCLSEGVNLQHHFDAVVHYDLAWNPTRHDQREGRVDRYGQKRDQVRVITMYGEDNGIDGKVLDVLFRKHRQIKKDLGISVSVPDETASGVTDAVVEWLLLHGRQGSQESLFEMDGHQESFDRVEREWSSAAEREKTSRSKYAQRAVHPEEVAREVAAVRAALGGAREVRGFALEALRDLDALVRDPRDGSGDFTAQVGGAPAGLRDALAAALGNRVVEEDREIPFRTTPAVGRGEAALVRTDPAIGALASYVLDSALDARAPGPRPARRCGVVTTDAVTVRTTLLLVRYRFHLTLPSRTGERRIVAEDARLLAYEGLPQRARWLDDDAAAALLGARATANTHELAARNAVTGALEGLPGLAAHLTGYGTRLADELDASHRRVRRANEEIVRGLKVVPQEPADVLGVYVYLPPAASTVPGAEA, from the coding sequence ATGAGCCCCACGTACACCGCCGGCTCGCTGGTCGCCGCCCGTGGCCGGGAATGGGTGGTGCTGCCCGAGAGCGCCCCCGACATGCTGGTGCTGCGCCCGCTGGGCGGCGGCGAGGACGACGTCGCGGCCGTCTTCCCCGCGTTCGAGGAGGTGCGTCCGGCCGAGTTCGCGCCGCCGAGTCCGGCCGACCTGGGCGACCAGCGCGCCGCGGGCCTGCTGCGCACGGCGCTGCGCATCGGGTTCCGGTCCGGCGCGGGCCCGTTCCGCTCGCTGGCGTCGATCGCCGTGGAGCCCCGCGCCTACCAGCTGGTGCCGCTGCTGATGGCGCTGCGGCAGCGCACCGTACGGCTGCTGATCTCGGACGACGTCGGCATCGGCAAGACGGTCGAGGCGGGCCTGATCGCCAAGGAACTGCTGGCGCAGGGCGAGGCGACCCGGCTGGCGGTGCTGTGCTCGCCCGCGCTGGCCGAGCAGTGGCAGGGCGAGCTGCGGGAGAAGTTCGGCATCGACGCCGAGCTGGTCCTCTCCTCCACGGTGCCGCGTCTGGAGCGCGACCTGGAGCTGGGCCGGTCCCTGTTCGACCGGCACCCGTTCACGATCGTCTCGACGGACTTCATCAAGTCGATCCGCCACCGCGAGGACTTCGTCAGGCACTGCCCCGACCTGGTGATCGTCGACGAGGCGCACACCTGCGTGGCCGCCGACGACCCCGCGCAGGGCGGCGCGTCCTGCGCGACGGACCAGCTCCGCCACGAGCTGCTGCGGAGGGTCTCCGCCGACGCCGACCGCCACCTGCTGCTGCTGACGGCGACCCCGCACTCCGGCAAGGAGTCCGCGTTCCGCAACCTGCTGGGCCTGGTGCGGCCCGAACTGGCCGCGCTGGACCTGGAGACGGCGGCGGGGCGGGCGAAGCTCGCCGAGCACTTCGTGGCCCGCAAGCGCGCCGACGTCCGCACCTACCTCACCAGGGAGGACGGCCTCGCCGACGACTCCCTGGCCGAGCGGACCGCGTTCCCGTCCGACCGCTGGACGAAGGACGAGCCGTACCGGCTGACGCCCGCCTACCGGGCGCTGCTGGACGACGCCATCGCCTACGCCCGCGACCGCGTCGAGGCGGCCGGCGAGCGGGGGAGGCGGGAGGCCAGGATCGCCTGGTGGTCGGTGATCGCGCTGCTGCGCTCCATGGTGTCCTCCCCGGCCGCTGCCGCGCAGACCCTGAGGACCCGCTCCGAGTCCGCCGCCGCCCGCACCGCGCACGAGGCGGACGTGCTGGGCGCCCCGGTGGCCGCCGACTCCGCCGACGACGGCCGGCTGGAGGGCATGGACGTCGCGCCCGGCGCCGCCGAGTCGGAGGAGGCGGGCGCCCGCCTCCTCGAACTCGCCCGGCGCGCCGAGCGGTTGACCGGCCCGGCCGAGGACGCGAAGCTGAAGGCGCTGACCCGGCACCTGAAGGCCCTGATCGCCGACGGCTACCACCCGATCGTCTTCTGCCGCTACATCCCCACCGCCGAGTACCTCGCCGGGCAGCTGGAGGGCAGGCTCGGCAGGAAGACGACGATCGCCGCCGTGACCGGCACCCTCTCCCCGCAGCAGCGCCTGGAGCGGATCGAGCAGCTCGCCGCCGACGCGGGCGACGACCCGGCGGCGCGGCGCGTGCTGATCGCCACCGACTGCCTGTCGGAGGGCGTCAACCTCCAGCACCACTTCGACGCCGTCGTCCACTACGACCTGGCCTGGAACCCCACCCGCCACGACCAGCGGGAGGGCCGCGTCGACCGCTACGGCCAGAAGCGCGACCAGGTCCGCGTGATCACCATGTACGGCGAGGACAACGGCATCGACGGCAAGGTCCTGGACGTGCTGTTCAGGAAGCACCGCCAGATCAAGAAGGACCTCGGCATCTCCGTCTCCGTCCCCGACGAGACCGCGTCCGGCGTCACCGACGCCGTGGTGGAGTGGCTGCTGCTGCACGGGCGGCAGGGCAGCCAGGAGAGCCTGTTCGAGATGGACGGCCACCAGGAGTCCTTCGACCGCGTCGAGCGGGAGTGGAGCTCGGCCGCCGAGCGGGAGAAGACGTCCCGTTCCAAGTACGCCCAGCGTGCCGTCCACCCGGAGGAGGTGGCCCGCGAGGTCGCCGCCGTACGGGCCGCGCTCGGCGGGGCCCGGGAGGTGCGCGGGTTCGCGCTGGAGGCGCTGCGGGACCTCGACGCCCTGGTCCGCGACCCCCGCGACGGCAGCGGCGACTTCACCGCGCAGGTCGGCGGCGCCCCGGCGGGGCTGCGCGACGCGCTCGCGGCCGCGCTGGGCAACCGGGTCGTCGAGGAGGACCGCGAGATCCCGTTCCGGACGACCCCGGCGGTCGGGCGCGGCGAGGCCGCCCTGGTCCGCACCGATCCGGCGATCGGCGCCCTCGCCTCGTACGTCCTGGACTCGGCGCTCGACGCGCGGGCGCCCGGGCCCCGCCCGGCCCGCCGCTGCGGCGTGGTCACCACGGACGCGGTCACCGTCCGCACCACGCTGCTCCTGGTCCGCTACCGCTTCCACCTCACCCTGCCGTCCCGCACCGGCGAGCGGCGGATCGTCGCGGAGGACGCCCGCCTGCTCGCCTACGAGGGCCTGCCGCAGCGCGCCCGCTGGCTGGACGACGACGCGGCCGCCGCGCTCCTCGGCGCCCGCGCCACCGCCAACACCCACGAGCTGGCCGCCCGCAACGCCGTCACCGGCGCCCTGGAGGGCCTGCCCGGCCTCGCCGCCCACCTCACCGGGTATGGCACCCGCCTGGCCGACGAACTCGACGCCTCGCACCGCCGGGTGCGCAGGGCCAACGAGGAGATCGTCCGCGGCCTGAAGGTCGTCCCGCAGGAACCCGCCGACGTCCTCGGCGTGTACGTGTACCTGCCGCCCGCCGCCTCTACCGTCCCCGGAGCCGAAGCCTGA